A single genomic interval of Spinacia oleracea cultivar Varoflay chromosome 6, BTI_SOV_V1, whole genome shotgun sequence harbors:
- the LOC110804646 gene encoding leucine-rich repeat receptor-like serine/threonine-protein kinase BAM1, with protein sequence MRILLLLLLLLLLLLDFNNGRTLPEQNALLGIKSAITDDPQASLSSWNTTTHHCTWPFVICSTTVNHHSAVVSLNLSGLNLTGILSPDIGFLTNLQNLTVASNSFSGPIPPSVSLLTELRYLNLSNNIFNETFPSSLSSLKKLNILDVYNNNLTGPLPLSAVGMTELRHLHLGGNYFSGEIPPEYGQWKKLEYLAVSGNELEGKIPGEIGNLTSLKELYIGYFNGYTSGIPPEIGNLTELVRFDGANCGLSGELPAELGKLQKLDTLFLQVNTLSGSLPAELGTLKSLKSMDLSNNLFSGEIPESFALLKNLTLLNLFRNKLHGAVPEFIGELPDLEVLQLWENNFTGSIPEKLGTNGKLQLLDLSSNKLTGSLPPNLCRGERLQTLITLGNFLLGPIPESLGSCSSLARVRMGENYLNGSIPKGLFGLPKLTQVELQDNLLTGGFPEAGNTVAASLGQISLSNNQLTGRLPASIGNFSGVQKLLLDGNRFSGSIPAEIGRLQQLSKIDFSNNKFSGEIPPDFSKCKLLTFVDLSRNQLGGEIPKEITGMRILNYLNISRNHLSGSIPGSISSMQSLTSVDFSYNNFTGLVPETGQFSYFNYTSFLGNPDLCGPYLGPCKNGVGGSSHQNHGRGLSASLKLFLVIGLLLCSIIFAIAAIIKARSLKKASESRAWKLTAFQRLDFTADDVLDCLKEDNIIGKGGAGIVYKGNMPNGDQVAVKRLPVMSRGSSHDHGFNAEIQTLGKIRHRHIVRLLGFCSNHETNLLVYEYMPNGSLGEVIHGKKGGHLHWDTRYKIAVESAKGLCYLHHDCSPLIVHRDVKSNNILLDSSFEAHVADFGLAKFLQDSGTSECMSAIAGSYGYIAPEYAYTLKVDEKSDVYSFGVVLLELITGRKPVGEFGDGVDIVQWVRKMTDGNREGVLKVLDPRLPSVPLHEVMHVFYVAMLCVEEQAVERPTMREVVQILLEIPKPPASAKQGDDSPQQTTTDATSSPTNENQPPPKSPPQDLLSI encoded by the exons atgcgaatcctccttcttcttcttcttcttctcttgcTTCTTCTTGATTTCAATAATGGCAGAACATTACCAGAACAAAATGCTTTACTAGGCATTAAATCCGCCATTACAGACGACCCACAAGCTTCTCTTTCTTCCTGGAACACCACCACCCACCACTGCACTTGGCCTTTTGTCATTTGCTCAACCACTGTTAACCACCATTCTGCCGTCGTCTCTCTAAACCTCTCGGGTTTAAACCTCACCGGAATCCTCTCCCCTGATATTGGCTTTCTCACTAACCTACAAAACCTTACTGTTGCGTCTAACTCCTTTTCTGGCCCTATTCCGCCGTCTGTCTCTCTTCTCACCGAGCTCCGGTACCTCAACCTCTCAAACAACATCTTCAATGAAACCTTcccttcttctctctcctcactcaaGAAGCTAAATATCCTTGATGTTTATAACAACAACCTCACTGGACCGCTTCCGCTGTCTGCCGTTGGTATGACGGAGCTCCGGCATCTTCACCTTGGGGGTAACTACTTTTCCGGCGAGATTCCACCGGAGTACGGGCAATGGAAGAAGCTAGAGTACCTTGCGGTATCCGGGAACGAGCTTGAGGGGAAGATTCCGGGGGAGATCGGTAACTTGACTTCCCTCAAAGAGCTTTACATTGGGTACTTTAATGGCTACACCAGTGGGATTCCGCCGGAGATTGGAAACTTGACGGAGTTAGTCCGATTTGACGGTGCTAATTGTGGATTATCTGGTGAACTACCGGCGGAGTTGGGGAAGCTTCAGAAGCTGGATACGTTGTTTCTTCAGGTGAACACTCTTTCTGGGTCACTCCCAGCTGAGTTGGGAACCTTGAAAAGCTTGAAATCCATGGATTTATCCAACAATTTGTTCTCCGGTGAGATTCCTGAATCTTTCGCTCTCCTAAAAAACCTAACCCTGTTAAACTTATTTCGAAACAAATTGCACGGTGCCGTGCCGGAGTTCATAGGAGAGTTGCCTGATTTAGAAGTTCTTCAGTTATGGGAGAATAATTTTACAGGAAGTATCCCGGAAAAGTTGGGTACAAATGGGAAATTGCAGCTTCTAGATCTTTCATCTAACAAGCTTACAGGTAGTTTACCCCCAAATCTTTGCAGAGGAGAGAGATTACAAACCCTAATTACACTGGGAAATTTCTTACTTGGCCCAATTCCTGAGAGTTTGGGTAGTTGCAGCTCACTTGCACGGGTTAGAATGGGGGAGAATTACTTAAATGGGTCAATTCCTAAAGGATTGTTTGGTCTACCTAAATTAACCCAAGTTGAGTTGCAGGATAATCTCCTTACCGGTGGTTTCCCTGAGGCAGGAAACACTGTGGCGGCGAGTCTCGGTCAGATTTCATTGTCGAATAATCAGCTGACCGGGAGGTTACCGGCAAGTATCGGTAACTTCTCTGGTGTTCAGAAGTTGTTGCTAGATGGGAACAGGTTTAGTGGGAGTATCCCAGCTGAGATTGGGAGGTTACAACAGCTTTCTAAGATTGATTTTAGTAATAACAAGTTTTCGGGTGAGATACCGCCAGACTTTAGTAAGTGTAAGCTGCTTACTTTCGTCGATCTCAGTCGGAATCAGCTCGGTGGAGAGATTCCGAAGGAGATTACAGGTATGAGGATATTGAACTACTTGAACATATCAAGGAATCATTTGAGTGGTAGTATTCCTGGATCAATTTCTAGTATGCAGAGTTTAACATCGGTTGATTTTTCATACAATAATTTCACTGGTTTGGTGCCTGAAACTGGGCAGTTTAGTTACTTTAATTACACTTCCTTTTTGGGTAATCCTGATTTGTGTGGCCCTTATTTGGGTCCTTGCAAAAATGGGGTTGGTGGTTCTTCACACCAAAATCATGGTAGAGGCCTATCTGCTTCATTGAAGCTATTCTTGGTCATTGGCCTTCTGTTGTGTTCCATAATCTTTGCAATTGCTGCCATAATCAAGGCTCGTTCGCTTAAGAAAGCAAGCGAGTCTCGAGCATGGAAGCTGACCGCCTTCCAACGATTAGATTTCACTGCGGATGATGTGTTGGATTGCTTGAAGGAAGATAACATTATTGGGAAAGGTGGTGCTGGGATTGTTTACAAAGGAAATATGCCAAATGGTGATCAAGTCGCTGTTAAGCGTCTTCCTGTAATGAGTAGGGGTTCATCTCATGATCATGGGTTTAATGCTGAGATTCAGACTTTAGGGAAGATTAGACATAGGCATATTGTtagattgttagggttttgctCCAACCATGAGACTAATCTGTTAGTGTATGAGTACATGCCTAATGGAAGCTTAGGGGAGGTGATACACGGTAAGAAAGGCGGTCATTTGCATTGGGATACAAGGTATAAGATCGCTGTTGAATCAGCCAAGGGGCTTTGCTATCTGCATCATGATTGCTCGCCGTTGATTGTTCATCGCGATGTCAAGTCCAACAACATCCTTCTGGATTCCAGTTTCGAGGCTCATGTTGCTGATTTCGGCCTTGCTAAGTTCTTGCAAGATTCAGGCACTTCAGAGTGCATGTCTGCTATTGCTGGTTCCTATGGATACATTGCCCCAG AATATGCCTACACATTGAAGGTTGATGAGAAAAGTGACGTTTACAGCTTTGGAGTGGTTCTGTTGGAACTGATCACTGGTAGGAAGCCAGTTGGTGAATTTGGTGACGGGGTTGATATAGTTCAATGGGTAAGAAAAATGACTGATGGCAACAGGGAAGGAGTCCTAAAAGTGTTAGACCCTAGACTCCCTTCAGTTCCACTACATGAAGTAATGCATGTATTCTATGTGGCCATGTTGTGTGTTGAAGAACAAGCCGTGGAGCGACCCACTATGCGAGAGGTGGTTCAAATACTACTTGAGATCCCAAAACCACCAGCATCTGCAAAGCAAGGTGACGACTCACCTCAACAAACTACTACAGATGCCACAAGTTCTCCAACAAACGAAAACCAGCCACCACCAAAATCACCACCGCAAGATCTTCTTAGTATTTAG